The Mastomys coucha isolate ucsf_1 unplaced genomic scaffold, UCSF_Mcou_1 pScaffold14, whole genome shotgun sequence genome window below encodes:
- the Gdf6 gene encoding growth/differentiation factor 6 yields the protein MDTPRVLLWAIFLISFLWDLPGFQQASISSSSSTELDSTKDLGNRKEGKMQRTPQESADGRTLQEHRQRQNELRRWPPGQSQGQEPPGRGPRVVPHEYMLSIYRTYSIAEKLGINASFFQSSKSANTITSFVDRGLDDLSHTPLRRQKYLFDVSTLSDKEELVGAELRLYRQAPPTPRGLPARPLHLQLFPCLSPLLLDARTLDPQGPTQAGWEVFDVWQGLRPQPWKQLCLELRAAWGELDSWDTGESAKGPQQPPSLDLRSLGFGRRVRPPQERALLVVFTRSQRKNLFTEMHEQLGSAEAAGAEGSWPAPSGAPDAGSWLPSPGRRRRRTAFASRHGKRHGKKSRLRCSRKPLHVNFKELGWDDWIIAPLEYEAYHCEGVCDFPLRSHLEPTNHAIIQTLMNSMDPGSTPPSCCVPTKLTPISILYIDAGNNVVYKQYEDMVVESCGCR from the exons ATGGACACTCCTAGAGTCCTTCTCTGGGCGATCTTCCTCATCAGTTTCCTCTGGGATTTGCCGGGTTTCCAGCAGGCATCCatctcctcgtcctcctccacCGAATTGGACTCCACCAAAGACTTGGGGAACCGCAAAGAAGGGAAGATGCAGCGGACTCCACAAGAGAGTGCCGACGGCCGGACGCTTCAGGAACACCGGCAGCGGCAGAACGAGCTCCGGCGGTGGCCGCCTGGACAATCTCAGGGGCAGGAGCCGCCGGGCAGGGGGCCGCGCGTGGTGCCTCACGAGTACATGCTGTCAATCTACAGGACTTACTCCATTGCCGAGAAGCTGGGCATCAATGCCAGCTTTTTCCAGTCTTCCAAGTCGGCCAATACGATCACTAGTTTTGTAGACAGAGGACTGG ACGATCTCTCGCACACTCCTCTCCGGAGACAGAAGTATTTGTTTGATGTGTCCACGCTCTCAGACAAAGAAGAACTGGTGGGCGCAGAGCTGAGGCTTTATCGCCAAGCGCCCCCAACACCCCGGGGGCTACCGGCCCGACCGCTGCACTTGCAGCTCTTCCCCTGTTTGTCCCCATTGCTACTGGACGCCAGGACCCTGGATCCTCAGGGACCAACCCAGGCCGGTTGGGAAGTCTTCGACGTTTGGCAGGGCCTGCGCCCTCAGCCGTGGAAGCAGCTGTGCTTGGAGTTGCGGGCAGCCTGGGGTGAGCTGGACTCCTGGGATACGGGGGAGAGCGCAAAGGGTCCCCAGCAGCCACCGTCTCTGGACCTGCGGAGTCTGGGCTTCGGCCGGAGGGTGCGGCCGCCCCAGGAGCGCGCCCTGCTTGTCGTGTTCACCAGATCGCAGCGCAAGAACCTGTTCACTGAGATGCATGAGCAGCTGGGCTCTGCAGAGGCTGCTGGAGCCGAGGGGTCATGGCCAGCGCCGTCGGGCGCCCCAGATGCCGGGTCTTGGCTGCCCTCGCCCGGCCGGCGGCGGCGACGCACCGCCTTCGCCAGCCGTCACGGCAAGCGACACGGCAAGAAGTCCCGGCTGCGCTGCAGCAGAAAGCCTCTGCACGTGAATTTTAAGGAGTTAGGCTGGGACGACTGGATTATCGCGCCCCTAGAGTACGAGGCCTATCACTGCGAGGGCGTGTGCGACTTTCCGCTGCGCTCGCACCTGGAGCCCACCAACCACGCCATCATCCAGACGCTGATGAACTCCATGGACCCGGGCTCCACCCCGCCTAGTTGCTGCGTTCCCACCAAATTGACTCCCATCAGCATCCTGTACATCGACGCGGGCAATAATGTAGTCTACAAGCAGTACGAGGACATGGTGGTGGAGTCCTGTGGCTGTAGGTAG